The following proteins come from a genomic window of Geothermobacter hydrogeniphilus:
- the dnaK gene encoding molecular chaperone DnaK, with translation MGKVIGIDLGTTNSCVAVMEGGEPNVIANAEGARTTPSMVAFAENGERLVGQQAKRQAVTNPENTLFAIKRLIGRKFDGEAVQKDIEISPFKIIKADNGDAWVEARGKKYSPPEISAMVLQKMKQTAEDYLGEEVTDAVVTVPAYFNDSQRQATKDAGKIAGLNVLRIINEPTAAALAYGLDKKDEQKIAVFDLGGGTFDISILELGDGVFEVKSTNGDTFLGGEDFDQRIIDYVADEFKKDQGIDLRGDKMALQRLKEAAEKAKCELSSSMETDINLPFITADQSGPKHLNIKLSRAKLESVCGDLLAKLSAPCKTALKDAGLSASEIDEVILVGGMTRMPAVQEKVKEIFGKTPSKGVNPDEVVAIGAAIQGGVLKGEVKDVLLLDVTPLSLGIETLGGVMTKLIEKNSTIPSKKSQVFSTAADNQPAVSVHVLQGEREMAADNKTIGRFELTDIPPAPRGVPQIEVTFDIDANGILNVSAKDLGTGKEQSIRITASSGLSEEEIERMVKEAEAHESEDKKKRALIEARNQADGLIYTTEKALSEHGDKVDAGTKTEIETALQALKGVLDGDDAEVINQKAEALAQASHKLAEIMYQQAQAEGGEAAAAGEAKPDDNVVDAEFEEVDDSKK, from the coding sequence ATGGGAAAAGTCATCGGAATCGATCTCGGCACCACCAACTCGTGCGTTGCCGTTATGGAAGGCGGCGAACCGAACGTCATCGCCAATGCTGAGGGGGCCCGGACAACCCCGTCGATGGTTGCCTTCGCCGAAAATGGCGAGCGGCTGGTCGGTCAGCAGGCCAAGCGTCAGGCGGTCACCAATCCGGAAAACACCCTGTTCGCCATCAAGCGCCTGATCGGTCGCAAGTTCGACGGCGAAGCGGTGCAGAAGGATATCGAAATCAGCCCCTTCAAAATCATCAAGGCGGACAACGGGGACGCCTGGGTCGAGGCGCGCGGCAAGAAATACAGCCCGCCGGAAATCTCCGCCATGGTGCTGCAGAAGATGAAGCAGACCGCTGAGGACTACCTCGGAGAAGAAGTCACCGACGCGGTGGTCACCGTGCCGGCTTATTTCAACGACTCTCAGCGGCAGGCGACCAAGGATGCCGGCAAGATCGCTGGACTCAACGTGCTGCGCATCATCAACGAGCCGACTGCCGCCGCGCTGGCCTATGGTCTCGACAAGAAGGATGAGCAGAAGATCGCCGTCTTCGATCTCGGCGGCGGCACTTTCGATATCTCGATTCTTGAACTCGGCGACGGAGTGTTCGAGGTCAAGTCGACCAATGGCGACACCTTCCTCGGTGGTGAGGATTTCGACCAGCGCATCATCGATTATGTCGCCGACGAATTTAAAAAAGACCAGGGCATCGACCTGCGTGGCGACAAGATGGCCCTGCAGCGGCTCAAGGAAGCGGCCGAGAAAGCCAAGTGCGAGCTTTCCAGTTCGATGGAAACCGACATCAACCTGCCCTTCATTACCGCCGATCAGTCGGGACCGAAGCATCTCAACATCAAGCTCTCCCGCGCTAAACTGGAGAGTGTCTGCGGCGACCTGCTGGCGAAACTGAGCGCACCCTGCAAGACCGCCCTCAAGGATGCCGGGCTGTCCGCCTCCGAAATTGACGAGGTCATCCTGGTCGGCGGCATGACCCGCATGCCGGCAGTGCAGGAGAAGGTCAAGGAGATCTTCGGCAAGACCCCGTCCAAAGGGGTCAACCCGGACGAGGTGGTCGCCATCGGCGCCGCCATCCAGGGCGGTGTTCTCAAGGGCGAAGTCAAGGATGTGCTGCTGCTCGACGTCACGCCGCTCTCCCTCGGCATCGAAACCCTCGGCGGGGTGATGACCAAGCTGATCGAGAAAAACAGCACCATCCCGAGCAAGAAGAGCCAGGTCTTTTCCACTGCGGCCGACAATCAGCCGGCAGTTTCGGTACACGTGCTGCAGGGTGAACGGGAGATGGCGGCCGACAACAAGACCATCGGTCGTTTCGAACTGACCGACATCCCTCCGGCGCCGCGCGGCGTACCGCAGATCGAGGTCACCTTCGACATCGATGCCAACGGCATTCTCAATGTCAGCGCCAAGGACCTCGGCACCGGCAAGGAGCAGTCGATCCGTATCACCGCATCTTCCGGACTGTCGGAGGAGGAGATCGAGCGGATGGTCAAGGAAGCCGAAGCGCACGAAAGCGAAGACAAGAAGAAACGCGCGCTGATCGAGGCCCGCAACCAGGCCGACGGCCTGATCTACACCACCGAGAAGGCCCTCTCCGAGCATGGCGACAAGGTGGATGCAGGAACAAAAACCGAGATCGAAACCGCTCTTCAGGCACTCAAGGGAGTTCTCGACGGGGACGACGCGGAGGTCATCAACCAGAAGGCCGAGGCCCTGGCCCAGGCGTCGCACAAACTGGCCGAGATCATGTACCAGCAGGCCCAGGCCGAAGGCGGTGAAGCGGCGGCCGCGGGCGAGGCCAAGCCGGATGACAACGTTGTCGATGCCGAGTTTGAAGAGGTCGACGACAGCAAGAAATAA
- the dnaJ gene encoding molecular chaperone DnaJ produces MAKRDYYDILQVNRNASETEIKKAYRKLAIKFHPDKNPGDKAAEEKFKELSEAYAVLSDAQKRAHYDQFGHAGMEGMGGFSSGGFSGSPFEDIFGDIFGDIFGGGGTRRGSRGRRGDDLRYNLTISFEEAAFGLETKVQIPRHQPCDSCGGSGARKGTAPRTCGTCQGAGQVRYQQGFFSLTRPCPDCGGQGTVIENPCPECRGSGHIRGKKALSLKIPAGVESGNRLKLHGEGEPGTGGGPPGDLYVVITVKDHPLFQREGNDVICELPISFTQAALGCEFEVPTLDGKMRLKVPAGTQSGKVFKLPGKGIPVLQGYGRGDQLVVVRVETPTRLTPRQRELLEEFAREGGEDVNPLGKGFFDKVKELFD; encoded by the coding sequence TTGGCCAAGCGCGATTATTACGATATCCTCCAGGTCAACCGGAACGCCAGCGAAACTGAAATCAAGAAGGCCTACCGGAAACTGGCGATCAAGTTTCATCCCGACAAGAATCCCGGAGACAAGGCCGCCGAGGAAAAGTTCAAGGAACTTTCCGAAGCCTATGCGGTGTTGTCCGACGCTCAGAAACGGGCTCACTACGACCAGTTCGGCCATGCCGGCATGGAAGGAATGGGCGGATTTTCCTCCGGTGGATTTTCCGGCAGTCCGTTTGAGGACATCTTCGGCGATATCTTCGGCGATATCTTCGGCGGTGGTGGAACCCGTCGCGGCAGTCGTGGACGTCGCGGGGACGATCTCCGCTACAACCTGACGATCAGTTTTGAAGAGGCGGCTTTCGGTCTGGAAACCAAGGTCCAGATTCCCCGCCATCAGCCCTGCGATTCCTGCGGCGGCAGCGGCGCCCGCAAGGGGACCGCGCCGCGAACCTGCGGCACCTGTCAGGGGGCCGGGCAGGTCCGTTACCAGCAGGGCTTCTTCTCCCTTACCCGCCCCTGCCCGGACTGCGGCGGCCAGGGGACGGTGATCGAGAACCCCTGCCCCGAGTGCCGTGGCAGCGGCCATATCCGGGGCAAGAAGGCCCTGTCCCTGAAGATTCCGGCCGGGGTCGAGTCGGGCAATCGACTCAAACTGCACGGCGAAGGTGAACCGGGAACCGGCGGCGGCCCTCCGGGCGATCTGTATGTGGTGATTACCGTCAAGGACCACCCGCTCTTCCAGCGGGAAGGAAATGACGTCATCTGTGAACTGCCGATTTCCTTCACCCAGGCGGCCCTCGGCTGCGAATTTGAAGTACCGACCCTTGACGGCAAGATGCGTCTCAAGGTCCCGGCCGGGACCCAGTCGGGCAAGGTTTTCAAGCTCCCTGGCAAGGGTATTCCGGTGCTGCAGGGTTACGGCCGTGGCGACCAGCTGGTGGTGGTCCGGGTTGAAACCCCGACCCGGCTGACCCCCAGGCAACGGGAACTGCTGGAAGAATTCGCCCGCGAAGGGGGCGAGGATGTCAACCCGCTGGGCAAGGGATTTTTTGACAAGGTCAAGGAACTGTTCGACTGA